The following proteins are encoded in a genomic region of Arcobacter cloacae:
- a CDS encoding Eco57I restriction-modification methylase domain-containing protein has product MTNPSNYNLEREKKNETNGKKADGVIYVDNKVIGVIELKAQDTKNLDKIETQAFNYHASHSNSKYIIISNFDELRFYIDKKTAYEKFSLFTLSYEEFKKLHLLISYESIKEDIPLKLKEKTATFEQNISKELYKDFSAFRTHLFENIVKNNENIDKSTLLRLTQKLCDRIIFILFAEDRGLLKPNTIKELITRHSQDVFGNSMYEYYKIYFNAINEGNEKLNIPKYNGGLFAKDELLDNLKIDDEVLNMEAQKLSSYNFESEISVNILGHIFEQSLTDLEELQANIENTNFDKTKSKRKKDGVFYTPEYITKYIVENTLGKMCLDKREELNIGSEVLTSPLNPKKLTKKEQQTKDNLLIYKDWLFNLKILDPACGSGAFLNQALEYLIIEHKQLQNDLALMGDLFSSYTVEESVLEHNLYGVDINEDAVEIARLSLWLRTAQRGRPLTNLANKIKCGNSLISDKLVVENAFVWQEEFKEVFENGGFDVVIGNPPYGATLNKEEKDYFYSKFETVEYQLDTYTLFMEKAHKILKTNAKLAFIVPSTWLTMFYFKTLRKYLIENSYFDNLLLFRYQVFEDVTAETSIITLTKNKEINEKINTNFYDNSNEIETKIFKQISQNDWINSYELGFNILFNGDKLKVIEKILKDSFELEKIVDIPNGIKPYEVGKGNPKQTKEDLKNRVYDANYKIDESYHNYIVGGSINKFIITSSKTDWIKFGDNLAAPRKNFNFFQKKIMVRQTSDKIISAIDYQGLLSLNNVHNIVINDERYSYEALVCILNSKLMDFYYKFLVPEEGRTFAEVKAINLKRLPIINFEFNKEPFIQKANLMLELNKKLQETKQNFYDELKLEKLTTKLQKFEELEFDDFIKEYTKSKKIKFADKLEERNFKNDWKALFENDKKEVLKIQNQINITDKEIDQMVYKLYDLSDDEIKIVEGKNINEI; this is encoded by the coding sequence ATGACAAATCCTTCAAACTACAATCTTGAGCGAGAAAAGAAAAACGAAACCAATGGCAAAAAAGCCGATGGTGTAATATATGTAGATAACAAAGTTATAGGAGTAATAGAGCTAAAAGCCCAAGATACAAAAAATCTTGACAAGATAGAAACACAAGCTTTCAACTATCACGCTTCACACTCAAACTCAAAATATATCATCATCTCAAACTTTGATGAACTGCGATTTTATATCGACAAAAAAACAGCTTATGAAAAATTTTCTCTTTTTACTCTTAGTTATGAAGAGTTTAAAAAGCTTCATCTTTTAATCTCTTATGAAAGTATCAAAGAAGATATTCCACTAAAACTAAAAGAAAAAACAGCAACCTTTGAGCAAAATATCTCAAAAGAGTTATATAAAGACTTTAGTGCTTTTAGAACTCATCTTTTTGAAAATATTGTAAAAAACAATGAAAACATAGATAAATCAACGCTTCTAAGACTAACTCAAAAACTATGCGATAGAATCATATTTATACTATTTGCAGAAGATAGAGGACTTTTAAAACCAAACACTATAAAAGAGTTAATCACAAGACACAGCCAAGATGTCTTTGGAAACTCTATGTATGAATACTATAAAATCTACTTCAATGCCATAAATGAAGGAAATGAAAAACTAAATATTCCAAAATACAACGGTGGACTTTTTGCCAAAGATGAGTTACTTGATAATCTAAAAATAGATGATGAAGTTTTAAATATGGAAGCTCAAAAATTAAGTAGCTATAACTTTGAAAGTGAAATATCTGTAAATATACTAGGACATATATTTGAACAATCTTTAACAGACTTAGAAGAACTTCAAGCAAATATAGAAAATACAAACTTTGATAAAACAAAATCAAAAAGAAAAAAAGATGGAGTTTTTTATACTCCTGAATATATCACAAAATATATAGTAGAAAACACACTTGGAAAAATGTGCCTTGATAAAAGAGAAGAACTAAACATAGGAAGTGAGGTTTTAACCTCACCTTTAAACCCAAAAAAACTAACAAAAAAAGAACAACAAACAAAAGATAATCTTCTTATATACAAAGATTGGCTTTTTAATCTAAAGATTTTAGACCCTGCTTGTGGAAGTGGTGCGTTTTTAAATCAAGCTTTAGAATACCTCATAATTGAACACAAACAACTACAAAATGACCTTGCACTTATGGGAGATTTGTTTTCATCTTATACAGTTGAAGAAAGTGTACTAGAACATAACCTTTATGGTGTGGATATAAATGAAGATGCTGTTGAAATAGCAAGGCTTAGTTTATGGCTAAGAACTGCTCAAAGAGGAAGACCACTTACAAACTTAGCAAATAAAATAAAATGTGGAAATTCACTAATAAGTGATAAATTAGTAGTTGAAAATGCTTTTGTATGGCAAGAGGAGTTTAAAGAAGTATTTGAAAATGGTGGGTTTGATGTAGTTATTGGAAATCCTCCTTATGGTGCAACTTTAAACAAAGAAGAAAAAGATTATTTTTATTCTAAATTTGAAACAGTTGAATATCAACTTGATACATATACTCTATTTATGGAAAAAGCACATAAAATATTAAAAACAAATGCTAAATTAGCTTTTATTGTTCCATCTACTTGGCTTACAATGTTCTATTTTAAGACTTTGAGAAAATATCTTATTGAAAATAGTTATTTTGATAATTTGCTACTTTTTAGGTATCAAGTTTTTGAAGATGTAACCGCAGAAACTTCAATAATTACTTTAACAAAAAATAAAGAAATCAATGAGAAAATTAATACAAATTTTTATGATAATTCAAATGAAATAGAAACAAAGATATTTAAACAAATTTCTCAAAATGATTGGATAAATAGTTATGAATTAGGTTTTAATATTTTATTTAATGGAGATAAACTTAAAGTTATAGAAAAAATCTTAAAAGATAGTTTTGAATTAGAAAAAATAGTTGATATACCAAATGGAATTAAACCTTATGAAGTTGGCAAAGGTAATCCAAAACAAACAAAAGAAGATTTAAAAAATAGAGTTTATGATGCTAATTATAAAATAGATGAAAGTTATCATAACTATATTGTTGGAGGAAGTATAAATAAATTTATAATAACTTCTTCAAAAACTGATTGGATTAAATTTGGAGATAATTTAGCTGCTCCAAGAAAGAATTTTAATTTTTTTCAGAAAAAGATTATGGTTAGACAAACAAGTGATAAAATAATATCAGCAATAGATTATCAAGGTTTATTATCTTTAAATAATGTTCATAATATTGTAATAAATGATGAAAGATATAGTTATGAAGCTCTTGTTTGTATATTAAACTCTAAACTTATGGATTTTTATTATAAATTTTTAGTTCCCGAAGAGGGAAGAACTTTTGCAGAAGTAAAAGCTATAAATCTAAAAAGATTACCTATTATAAATTTTGAATTTAATAAAGAGCCATTTATCCAAAAAGCTAACTTAATGCTTGAATTAAATAAAAAATTACAAGAAACAAAACAAAACTTTTATGATGAATTAAAACTTGAAAAACTTACAACCAAACTACAAAAATTTGAAGAATTAGAGTTTGATGATTTTATAAAAGAATACACAAAATCAAAAAAAATAAAATTCGCCGACAAACTAGAAGAAAGAAATTTCAAAAATGACTGGAAAGCTCTTTTTGAAAATGACAAAAAAGAAGTTTTAAAAATCCAAAATCAAATAAATATTACAGATAAAGAAATCGACCAAATGGTTTATAAACTTTATGATTTAAGTGATGATGAGATTAAGATTGTTGAAGGAAAAAATATAAATGAAATATGA
- a CDS encoding CNNM domain-containing protein, with protein MTLLLTYLSVALFVSFMCSVLEAVLLSSTSSYIETLSKDGNSKTAKKLKDLKANIDKPISSILILNTFAHTMGAAGVGAQAQLLFGNEWQTLIAFVLTLLILYVSEIVPKTIGAIYWKNLLVPAAYIISFMIKITYPLVWFSGLITSYISKGKKDEINFSRDEIMAVVSMGEKEGSIHSKESVLIENLFKLKNIKTKEIMTPRSVVFALNADTTVEEAIEDDKMYIHSRIPIYSESIDDIIGIVFNQTILEESVEERDQTILRDITVPVHKISENVPVSVLIDLFVKRKTHLFIVHDNYGQTSGVVTLEDAIETLLGVEIVDEMDEVEDMQAFAKDKSKQFQDKLLVEKKRLKKLDLSAQI; from the coding sequence ATGACCCTTTTACTCACTTATCTATCTGTCGCTTTGTTTGTTTCTTTTATGTGTTCTGTTCTTGAAGCTGTTTTACTTTCTAGTACTTCTTCTTATATAGAAACATTGTCAAAAGATGGTAACTCTAAAACTGCTAAAAAATTAAAAGATTTAAAAGCAAATATTGATAAACCAATATCTTCTATCTTAATACTTAATACTTTTGCTCATACAATGGGAGCAGCTGGTGTTGGAGCGCAAGCACAACTTTTATTTGGTAATGAATGGCAGACATTGATTGCATTTGTTTTAACTTTATTGATTCTTTATGTTTCAGAAATTGTTCCAAAAACAATAGGTGCTATTTATTGGAAAAATCTTTTAGTTCCAGCTGCTTATATCATATCTTTTATGATTAAAATTACTTATCCTTTAGTTTGGTTTTCTGGTTTAATAACTAGTTATATTTCAAAAGGTAAAAAAGATGAAATCAATTTTTCAAGAGATGAGATTATGGCTGTTGTTTCTATGGGAGAAAAAGAGGGTTCTATTCACTCAAAAGAGAGTGTTTTAATAGAAAATCTTTTCAAACTGAAAAACATAAAAACAAAAGAGATTATGACACCAAGAAGTGTTGTTTTTGCTTTAAATGCAGATACTACAGTAGAAGAAGCTATTGAAGACGATAAAATGTATATTCATTCAAGAATACCAATTTATAGTGAATCAATAGATGATATTATAGGAATAGTATTTAATCAAACTATTTTAGAAGAGAGCGTTGAAGAAAGAGACCAAACAATCTTAAGAGATATTACGGTTCCTGTTCATAAAATTTCAGAAAATGTTCCTGTTTCTGTACTAATAGATTTATTTGTAAAGAGAAAAACTCACTTATTTATAGTTCATGATAACTATGGTCAAACAAGTGGAGTTGTAACTTTAGAAGATGCTATTGAGACACTTTTAGGTGTTGAAATAGTTGATGAGATGGATGAAGTTGAAGATATGCAAGCTTTTGCAAAAGATAAAAGTAAACAATTTCAAGATAAATTATTAGTAGAAAAGAAAAGATTAAAAAAACTAGATTTGTCAGCACAAATCTAA
- a CDS encoding L,D-transpeptidase family protein, with translation MNRLKFIVVSIFFINSYLIANLLEDKNSDINNYLSQKYKPIFINKKNLTEYYKQNNYQTFWIENNEIKKISIELLEKIKNDPILKSDDLDKLKITQIEDKLQNLKNLDENIEENLLEVEFLLTELYDKYSSYLLEGSINWKAFQNKLKDLEKESEIKAQWDRYKIEKDKKTLLIEASKNNDLSISFNELDYNFPNANKLLDAIKQLEQIAQNGDYIKLPPFKTLRIGDKSPIVKTLRERLTQSENIALNCENSIYAQNIITNSTSIDTNDEEVTSNIEDNTPCEEIFDEDLKNAVISFQQNHGLYADGIVGLQTQVFLNMSAKEKIKKIKLNLERMRWLPRDFGEKYLLINIPEYRLRVIENNDIKLNMAVIVGDKKYPTPIFSDKMSYIVLNPNWNIPESIAKKEILPKLLKDPNYLDSKGIEIYQGWDRNASKIETKEVVDTLILQDVESVPNFRFTQGPSNENPLGKMKFMFPNKHAVYLHDTPAKSLFANARRAYSHGCIRLSKPQELLNLIATDDKNMTLQKADEFLKEPSEKSVGLNNKIPIHIIYLTAWVDENEKLQFREDIYNFDKMQKELLF, from the coding sequence ATGAATAGACTAAAGTTTATTGTCGTTTCTATTTTTTTTATAAATAGTTACTTAATTGCAAATTTATTAGAAGATAAAAATTCTGATATAAATAACTATTTATCACAAAAGTATAAACCTATTTTTATAAATAAAAAAAATCTTACAGAATATTATAAACAAAACAATTATCAAACTTTCTGGATAGAAAATAATGAGATAAAAAAAATATCTATCGAACTTTTAGAAAAAATAAAAAATGACCCTATTTTAAAGTCAGATGACTTAGATAAATTAAAAATTACACAGATTGAAGATAAATTACAAAATTTAAAAAATCTTGATGAAAATATTGAAGAGAATCTTTTAGAAGTAGAATTTTTATTAACTGAACTTTATGATAAATATAGTTCTTATTTACTTGAAGGTTCTATAAATTGGAAAGCCTTTCAAAATAAATTAAAGGATTTAGAAAAAGAGAGTGAAATAAAAGCACAATGGGATAGATATAAAATAGAGAAAGATAAAAAAACACTTTTGATAGAAGCTTCAAAAAACAATGATTTGTCTATTTCATTTAATGAACTTGATTATAATTTCCCAAATGCAAATAAACTACTAGATGCAATAAAACAACTAGAACAAATAGCACAAAATGGAGACTATATAAAACTTCCTCCTTTTAAAACTCTAAGAATTGGTGATAAATCACCTATTGTTAAAACTTTAAGAGAAAGATTAACTCAAAGTGAAAATATAGCTCTTAATTGTGAAAATAGTATTTATGCTCAAAATATAATAACAAATTCAACTTCAATAGATACAAATGATGAAGAAGTTACTTCAAATATAGAAGATAATACTCCTTGTGAAGAGATTTTTGATGAAGATTTAAAAAATGCAGTTATCTCTTTTCAACAAAATCATGGACTTTATGCTGATGGAATAGTTGGTCTTCAAACGCAAGTTTTTTTAAATATGAGTGCAAAAGAAAAAATAAAAAAAATTAAATTAAATCTTGAAAGAATGAGATGGCTTCCTAGAGATTTTGGTGAAAAATATTTATTGATAAATATTCCTGAATATAGATTAAGAGTTATAGAAAATAATGATATAAAACTAAATATGGCTGTAATAGTTGGAGATAAAAAATACCCTACTCCAATTTTTTCAGACAAAATGTCTTATATTGTTTTAAATCCAAATTGGAATATTCCTGAAAGTATTGCGAAAAAAGAGATTCTTCCAAAACTTTTAAAAGACCCAAATTATTTAGACTCAAAAGGTATAGAAATATATCAAGGTTGGGATAGAAATGCTTCAAAAATTGAAACAAAAGAAGTAGTTGATACTCTTATTTTACAAGATGTAGAATCTGTTCCAAACTTTAGATTTACGCAAGGACCAAGTAATGAAAATCCTCTTGGAAAAATGAAATTTATGTTTCCAAATAAACATGCTGTTTATTTACATGATACTCCAGCTAAATCTTTATTTGCAAATGCTAGAAGAGCTTATTCTCATGGTTGTATTAGGCTTTCAAAACCTCAAGAACTTTTAAATTTAATAGCAACTGATGATAAAAATATGACTTTACAAAAAGCTGATGAATTCCTAAAAGAACCTAGTGAAAAATCAGTTGGATTAAACAATAAAATACCTATTCATATCATTTATCTTACAGCTTGGGTAGATGAAAATGAGAAACTTCAATTTAGGGAAGATATTTATAATTTTGATAAAATGCAAAAAGAGTTATTATTTTAA
- a CDS encoding AI-2E family transporter, with product MENIVKEANFAKAFYFFAFMFLVIYALNSLSSILTPIAIAILIWFLINALATQIKRIPFLSQKVGDIIAIPLSLIIIIYSMVEIGSFIASSMMQLGSTISQLDGKVNSLIEKLSLMTSFDFTTPLQKFFQEFSLSSVINKIIAAFSSIFSNIVQIFLYVLFLLIDQQFFNSKLNALFPKKETRQKANDILNSISKGVKTYIFITTVISLITGFLTYLICEMFSLQGAVLWGFIAFVLNFIPTIGSIIAVLIPMIFALIQFPEISDVLLLSLCLVLIQFVIGNILYPRLMGNKLNISQFVVILSLVVWGAMWGTVGMFLSVPLMMILMITLAQFHSTKNLAILISGDGKILS from the coding sequence TTGGAAAATATAGTAAAAGAAGCAAATTTTGCAAAGGCATTTTATTTCTTTGCATTTATGTTTTTAGTAATTTATGCACTAAATAGTTTAAGCTCTATTTTAACACCTATTGCAATAGCTATTTTAATATGGTTTTTAATAAATGCTTTAGCAACTCAAATAAAAAGAATTCCATTTTTAAGTCAAAAAGTAGGGGATATAATAGCAATTCCTTTGTCTTTAATAATAATAATTTATTCAATGGTTGAAATAGGAAGTTTTATTGCTTCAAGTATGATGCAATTAGGTTCAACAATTTCTCAATTAGATGGAAAAGTGAACTCTTTGATTGAAAAATTATCTTTGATGACCTCTTTTGATTTTACAACTCCTTTACAAAAGTTTTTTCAAGAGTTTAGTCTTTCAAGTGTTATAAATAAAATAATTGCTGCTTTTAGTTCTATATTTAGTAATATAGTTCAAATATTTTTATATGTTCTTTTTTTATTGATAGACCAACAGTTTTTTAATTCAAAACTAAATGCACTTTTCCCTAAAAAAGAGACGAGACAAAAAGCTAATGATATTTTAAATTCTATTTCAAAAGGTGTAAAAACATATATTTTTATTACTACAGTTATTAGTTTAATTACAGGATTTTTAACATATCTAATTTGTGAAATGTTCTCACTTCAAGGTGCTGTTTTATGGGGATTTATTGCTTTTGTATTAAATTTTATACCAACAATTGGAAGTATTATTGCTGTTTTAATTCCAATGATTTTTGCACTTATTCAATTTCCAGAAATTTCTGATGTTTTATTATTGAGTTTATGTTTAGTATTAATTCAATTTGTAATAGGAAATATTTTATATCCAAGACTTATGGGGAATAAACTAAATATTTCTCAATTTGTTGTTATTTTATCTTTGGTTGTTTGGGGTGCGATGTGGGGAACTGTAGGAATGTTTTTATCAGTGCCATTGATGATGATTTTGATGATTACTTTAGCACAATTTCATAGTACAAAAAATTTAGCTATTTTGATTTCAGGAGATGGAAAGATTTTAAGTTAA